From the Streptomyces sp. NBC_00390 genome, the window GTAGTACTGCATCGTCGCGATCACTCCGGTGATCACGGCGAACAGCACGATCGGCGAGATGTTGGGCAGCGTGACGAAGCGGAACCGCTGCCAGGCGCTCGCGCCGTCCAGTTCGGCGGCCTCGTACTGCTCCTTGGGCACATCGAGCAGGGACGCCATGAAAATGACCATGAGGTCGCCGATGCACCACAGCGCGAGCAGGGTGAGCGAGGGCTTCGACCAGCCGGGGTCGTTGAACCAGTCGGGCTCGCCGAGGCCGATCGCGGCGAGGATCGTGTTGACCGGCCCCGTACCCGGGTTGAGCAGGAAGACGAACGACACCGTCGCCGCGACCGGCGGGGCCAGATATGGAAGATAGAACAGGGTGCGGAAGAACCCCGCGCCCGTCCTGATCCGGGTGATCAGGACACCGATGCCGAGCCCGAAGACGACGCGGCAGGTGACCATCACCAGCACCAGCCACAGCGTGTTGCGCAGGGCAGGCCAGAAGAACGGGTTGTCCTGGAAGACGTACGCCCAGTTCTTGAGGCCCACCCAGCTCGGCGCGGTGAACCCGTCGTACTTCATGAAAGAGAAGTAGACGGTCGCGATCAGCGGGTACGCGAAGAACACGCTGAAGCCGACCAGCCAGGGGGAGAGGAAGCCGAGGGTGCGCAGCGCCGACCGGCGGCGCCTGGCCCGCAGCGCCGCCGACGGGACAGGAACGGTGGTCATC encodes:
- a CDS encoding carbohydrate ABC transporter permease, with product MTTVPVPSAALRARRRRSALRTLGFLSPWLVGFSVFFAYPLIATVYFSFMKYDGFTAPSWVGLKNWAYVFQDNPFFWPALRNTLWLVLVMVTCRVVFGLGIGVLITRIRTGAGFFRTLFYLPYLAPPVAATVSFVFLLNPGTGPVNTILAAIGLGEPDWFNDPGWSKPSLTLLALWCIGDLMVIFMASLLDVPKEQYEAAELDGASAWQRFRFVTLPNISPIVLFAVITGVIATMQYYTEPLVAAKVASGVIGGSGQHFEPGYPDKSTLTVPQVVYNLGFQRFDTGAACVVALVLFVLAMVFTVFLMRRRSGFMSPED